A genomic segment from Truepera sp. encodes:
- a CDS encoding aldehyde dehydrogenase family protein yields MLVERLLIGGEWLESQTGQTIDVVDPARGEQIATIARGDHRDVDRAVNSSIEAGRRGSWRTLRPSERGRILTAVAQAIRQFSDELVHLEMIDTGKPTSQARGEIESAANFFDYSASTIDKITGSTIPVGPGAFNFTVREPWGVSAQITPWNYPLHLATRGIAPALAMGNTVVLKPAEEASLSCLRFGQLALDAGLPPGVLNIVTGYGVEAGAALAAHPGINHLTFTGSVEIGTAVMKLAATNIVPVSLELGGKSPQIVFPDADLNRAIPAIVRSFVANAGQTCSAGTRLLVHASAQSRVVNALAEAVRTVRIGLPQEDPDLGPLISAKQRERVQEYVELGQAEGMSLRAGGTRPADHRLKGFYFLPTLFDNTPPTSRLFNEEIFGPVLCVTPFTGVDEAIYLANATPYGLSAAIWTESVSKAFQLAAEIQAGQVYINSFGIKENIGVPFGGYKKSGFGREKGLEAHLGYTQLKNIAVEYS; encoded by the coding sequence ATGCTTGTAGAGAGGTTATTGATAGGGGGAGAGTGGCTCGAAAGCCAGACGGGCCAGACGATCGACGTGGTCGACCCCGCTAGAGGCGAGCAGATTGCAACCATCGCGCGCGGTGATCATCGCGACGTGGATCGCGCCGTCAACTCCTCTATCGAAGCCGGGCGCCGCGGGTCATGGCGGACGTTACGACCGAGCGAACGCGGGCGCATTTTGACCGCCGTTGCCCAAGCTATCCGGCAATTTTCCGACGAGTTGGTACACCTCGAGATGATTGACACGGGTAAGCCCACGTCGCAAGCAAGGGGCGAAATCGAGTCCGCCGCCAACTTCTTCGATTACAGTGCGAGCACCATCGATAAGATCACTGGCAGCACCATCCCGGTCGGACCAGGCGCGTTCAATTTCACCGTTCGCGAGCCGTGGGGGGTATCGGCCCAGATAACGCCCTGGAACTACCCACTCCACCTCGCCACGCGTGGGATTGCCCCGGCATTAGCAATGGGCAATACTGTCGTACTCAAACCGGCCGAGGAGGCCAGCCTGAGTTGCCTCAGGTTTGGGCAGCTGGCTTTGGACGCGGGCTTGCCACCCGGCGTCCTGAACATAGTGACCGGTTATGGTGTTGAGGCAGGCGCGGCTCTAGCAGCACATCCCGGCATCAACCATCTCACCTTTACTGGTTCTGTTGAGATAGGCACTGCAGTAATGAAACTAGCTGCGACTAACATTGTGCCAGTTAGCCTGGAACTGGGTGGCAAATCACCTCAAATAGTGTTTCCCGATGCGGACCTCAATCGTGCGATTCCAGCAATTGTTCGGTCGTTCGTGGCGAATGCTGGCCAGACTTGCTCAGCCGGCACAAGGTTGTTGGTGCACGCATCGGCGCAATCGAGAGTAGTAAATGCGCTCGCCGAGGCGGTGCGAACAGTCAGAATCGGCCTACCCCAAGAGGATCCGGACCTCGGGCCACTAATCTCTGCCAAGCAGCGCGAACGCGTCCAGGAGTATGTAGAGCTCGGACAGGCTGAGGGCATGTCTTTGCGGGCGGGCGGCACCCGACCTGCTGATCACCGCCTCAAGGGCTTCTACTTTCTGCCGACTCTATTTGACAACACGCCGCCCACCTCAAGGCTATTCAACGAGGAAATCTTCGGGCCAGTACTGTGCGTCACACCCTTCACCGGAGTTGACGAAGCAATCTACCTTGCCAACGCTACGCCATACGGTCTAAGCGCTGCAATCTGGACAGAAAGCGTCAGCAAGGCGTTCCAGCTCGCAGCAGAGATTCAGGCGGGTCAGGTGTACATAAACTCGTTCGGTATTAAAGAGAACATCGGCGTACCATTCGGCGGGTATAAGAAGAGTGGATTCGGTCGAGAGAAAGGACTTGAGGCTCACCTCGGTTACACCCAACTTAAGAACATCGCGGTGGAGTACAGCTAG
- a CDS encoding MFS transporter, which translates to MGGNWKRTLYILFAVQFISSLGFSVVLPFLPLYVRELGSSTGIRPEYSAGLFFSLQSITMMIAAPWWGRLADRYGRKRMILRATYGGTVVMVAMTFAGSAEELVVLGGLQGLVTGTVTAIAALVAANAPRAKLGQAIGLMQVGQWAGIALGPLLGGAVADHAGFRASFLVTASVLLASGIIVQLGVHEAFSARPRPLLRVGMLADFKRAAGKTGVLAIYRLRFLDGLGRSMLMPFIPFFVALLVLDEGRVASGTGLALAITAATGIATSLVLGRVGDRVGHKYVVVGCAFAAASFYMLYGLVDHFWQLVALQALTGGSIGGLLPSLSALLSQATDPADAGTIYGADSAISAAARAAAPLAGAVVMAWFGVRGLFVVTGCVFCLVAILAISSIPAMVARSSEMLGSEPKLADPEEPCLAR; encoded by the coding sequence ATGGGAGGTAACTGGAAGAGGACACTGTACATTCTGTTTGCGGTTCAATTCATTTCGTCGCTAGGATTTTCTGTTGTGTTGCCGTTCTTACCTTTGTATGTGCGGGAGTTAGGTAGCAGTACCGGTATTAGGCCCGAGTATTCGGCCGGGCTCTTTTTCTCCCTCCAAAGCATTACAATGATGATCGCGGCGCCTTGGTGGGGGCGACTGGCTGATCGGTACGGCCGGAAGCGCATGATCCTACGGGCAACTTACGGCGGCACAGTTGTTATGGTTGCAATGACGTTCGCTGGATCCGCAGAAGAGCTAGTGGTGCTCGGAGGGCTGCAGGGACTTGTGACGGGGACGGTGACGGCCATTGCCGCGCTGGTGGCTGCTAACGCGCCTCGAGCAAAGCTCGGGCAAGCGATTGGCCTTATGCAGGTAGGGCAGTGGGCGGGTATTGCCTTAGGGCCATTGCTAGGTGGTGCTGTAGCGGACCACGCGGGTTTTCGGGCCTCGTTTCTTGTGACTGCCAGTGTATTGTTGGCTTCAGGCATCATCGTGCAGTTAGGCGTCCACGAGGCGTTCTCAGCCCGACCGAGACCCTTGCTTCGGGTAGGGATGCTTGCCGATTTCAAGCGGGCAGCGGGAAAGACGGGAGTTCTCGCCATCTACCGCCTCAGATTCTTGGACGGGTTGGGGCGGAGCATGTTGATGCCGTTCATCCCATTCTTTGTCGCTTTGCTGGTGCTCGATGAGGGTAGGGTAGCTAGCGGTACTGGGCTAGCACTCGCTATAACCGCTGCGACTGGGATTGCCACGTCACTCGTCCTAGGGCGTGTCGGAGATCGCGTGGGCCACAAGTATGTGGTCGTAGGTTGCGCGTTCGCGGCAGCCAGCTTTTATATGCTATATGGGCTCGTAGACCACTTCTGGCAGTTGGTGGCATTGCAGGCGCTCACAGGCGGCAGCATCGGGGGGCTGCTTCCATCACTCAGCGCACTCTTGAGCCAAGCCACCGACCCGGCCGATGCTGGCACCATCTATGGCGCTGATAGTGCGATTAGTGCCGCCGCGCGGGCTGCAGCGCCACTTGCTGGCGCGGTGGTCATGGCTTGGTTCGGTGTCCGTGGACTCTTTGTCGTCACTGGCTGCGTATTCTGTCTAGTGGCAATCCTCGCTATAAGCTCTATACCTGCAATGGTCGCGCGGTCGTCCGAAATGCTCGGAAGCGAGCCTAAGTTAGCCGACCCTGAAGAACCTTGTTTAGCCCGTTAA
- the istA gene encoding IS21 family transposase: MRKLREVLRLLWGQGRSAREVARGCGVARSTVKEYERRALEAGLVWPLPEVDDVGLEALLFPPAPVVAVSERAVPDWDALDKELRRKGVTRMLLWQEYRARNPVGYSYSRFCELFQEWRGLQGLSMRQTHLAGEKVFVDYAGATVPVVDPGTGVIREAQVFVAAMGASHYAFVEATWTQGLQDWIMSHTRMLAFFGGCPQIVVPDNLKAGVTDPHLYEPDLNPTYLEFARHYQLAVIPARASKPKDKAVVESAVQVAERWILARLRNRRFFSLQGLNDAIWGLLREFNGKGFQKRPGSRASVFAELDRPALAALPRERYVFARWAKVRAHVDYHVSIEQHHYSVPHQLAKVQLDARITSATIEVFHHNKRVASHARSSRKGGHTTVREHMPIAHQAQAGMSKAKLLAWADRIGPATLEFVAGVISRRAHEQQAFRSCLGVLRLGKKHGDERLEAACARAVKLGSYSFKSIDAILKNNLDQQPLTPPEAAALPKEPHANVRGADFFAAPTNRKESEGSRAC; the protein is encoded by the coding sequence ATGCGGAAGCTTCGTGAGGTTCTCAGGTTGTTGTGGGGTCAGGGTCGCAGCGCGCGTGAGGTGGCGCGGGGTTGCGGTGTGGCGCGCAGCACGGTGAAGGAGTATGAGCGTCGGGCTTTGGAGGCGGGTTTGGTGTGGCCGCTGCCTGAGGTGGATGACGTTGGCTTGGAGGCGTTGTTGTTCCCGCCGGCGCCGGTGGTCGCGGTTTCGGAGCGGGCCGTGCCGGATTGGGATGCGTTGGATAAGGAGCTTAGGCGTAAGGGGGTGACGCGGATGTTGTTGTGGCAGGAGTACCGGGCGCGTAACCCGGTGGGTTACAGCTATTCGAGGTTCTGCGAGTTGTTCCAGGAGTGGCGGGGGTTGCAGGGGTTATCGATGCGGCAGACGCATTTGGCGGGCGAGAAGGTGTTCGTGGATTACGCCGGCGCCACGGTGCCGGTCGTTGATCCGGGCACGGGCGTGATTCGGGAGGCGCAGGTGTTCGTGGCGGCGATGGGTGCGAGTCATTACGCCTTCGTGGAGGCGACGTGGACGCAGGGACTGCAAGATTGGATCATGTCGCACACGCGGATGCTGGCGTTCTTCGGGGGTTGCCCGCAGATCGTGGTGCCTGACAACCTGAAAGCAGGCGTCACTGATCCGCACTTGTACGAGCCGGATTTGAACCCGACTTACTTGGAGTTCGCGCGGCATTACCAGCTGGCGGTGATCCCGGCGCGCGCCAGCAAACCGAAGGATAAGGCGGTCGTAGAGTCAGCGGTGCAGGTGGCGGAGCGCTGGATTCTGGCGCGGCTTCGTAACCGCAGGTTCTTCAGTCTGCAGGGGCTTAACGACGCCATCTGGGGGCTGTTGAGGGAGTTCAACGGCAAGGGCTTCCAGAAGCGCCCGGGGTCGCGCGCGAGTGTGTTCGCGGAGCTCGACCGGCCGGCTTTGGCGGCGTTACCGCGGGAGCGGTACGTGTTCGCGAGGTGGGCGAAGGTCAGGGCGCACGTGGATTACCACGTGAGCATCGAGCAGCATCATTATTCGGTGCCGCACCAGCTCGCCAAGGTGCAGCTCGACGCGCGCATAACCAGCGCCACCATCGAGGTGTTCCACCACAACAAGCGGGTGGCGAGCCACGCCAGATCGAGTAGGAAGGGTGGGCATACGACGGTTAGGGAGCACATGCCGATCGCGCATCAGGCGCAAGCCGGCATGAGCAAAGCGAAGCTGCTGGCGTGGGCTGATCGGATCGGCCCGGCCACGCTGGAGTTCGTTGCGGGCGTCATCAGCCGCCGCGCGCACGAGCAGCAGGCGTTCCGCTCATGCCTGGGGGTACTCAGGCTCGGCAAGAAGCACGGCGACGAGCGCCTGGAGGCCGCCTGCGCGCGGGCAGTGAAGCTCGGCTCTTACTCGTTCAAGAGCATCGACGCCATCTTGAAGAACAACCTCGACCAGCAGCCGCTGACGCCGCCCGAAGCCGCGGCGTTGCCGAAGGAGCCGCACGCCAACGTGCGCGGCGCCGACTTCTTCGCGGCGCCCACCAACCGCAAAGAGAGTGAAGGGAGCCGCGCATGCTGA
- a CDS encoding aldehyde dehydrogenase family protein, which translates to MPSTSVSNTVFDKYSGEPIAAIAEASKEEADAAVKAASDAFNSEILPPHTRFEVLARASQLVEVHAAELAKLLVREVGKTIFEARVEVASAIASILNSAEEAKRIHGEMIPIDGNAGSEQKLAFTLRVPSGPVCAITPFNSPLNIAAHKISSALAAGSSVVIKPSEVAPLSTIRLLELFSEAGLPSGYLNAVFGGATLGEQLCQDERFSRYSFTGGTAAGRKVAAAVGLRPVTLELGPAAPTFVHEDADLDRAAKRCQLAAFAIAGQVCTSVQRLFVHETILTQFLDRFLPLVAALKIGDPAREDTDVGPMISDAAAERAEEWVQKAVQGGAHVLVGGHRTGRMFAPTVLTGVTLEMDVYRREAFAPVVCIVPYTDLVPAISQANDLGGGLQAGIFTRDLKVAFEYARRVRAGAVMVNDTSRFRVANMPFGGVGESGIGREGPKYAIQELTDEKTVVVHL; encoded by the coding sequence GTGCCGAGTACCAGTGTCTCTAACACCGTATTCGACAAGTATTCAGGCGAACCAATAGCCGCGATTGCAGAAGCTAGCAAAGAGGAGGCAGACGCGGCCGTCAAGGCTGCAAGTGACGCCTTTAACTCCGAGATTCTGCCACCTCACACACGGTTTGAGGTCTTAGCCCGTGCAAGTCAACTAGTGGAAGTGCACGCTGCTGAGCTAGCTAAGCTACTAGTACGGGAAGTTGGTAAGACCATCTTTGAGGCGAGGGTCGAAGTGGCAAGTGCCATTGCCAGTATTCTAAACTCAGCGGAGGAGGCTAAACGAATTCATGGCGAGATGATTCCTATAGATGGTAACGCTGGCTCGGAGCAGAAGCTTGCCTTTACGCTACGAGTTCCGTCAGGGCCAGTATGTGCAATAACGCCGTTCAACTCGCCCCTCAATATTGCGGCGCACAAGATTTCCTCGGCACTCGCTGCTGGTAGCAGTGTAGTTATCAAACCCTCGGAGGTCGCCCCCCTTTCCACTATCCGGTTGCTGGAACTGTTCAGTGAGGCTGGACTTCCGAGCGGCTACTTGAATGCGGTTTTTGGTGGGGCAACGCTGGGCGAGCAACTCTGCCAGGACGAGCGGTTTAGCCGCTATAGCTTCACAGGAGGTACCGCCGCCGGACGGAAAGTAGCAGCGGCAGTCGGCTTGCGGCCTGTCACGCTGGAACTTGGACCAGCCGCGCCGACCTTCGTGCATGAAGACGCAGATCTGGACCGCGCGGCGAAACGCTGCCAACTTGCGGCATTCGCAATCGCCGGCCAGGTGTGCACATCCGTGCAGCGGTTGTTCGTTCACGAAACAATATTAACCCAATTCCTGGATAGGTTTCTGCCTCTCGTGGCTGCCCTCAAAATTGGAGATCCCGCTAGGGAAGACACAGATGTTGGCCCCATGATCAGTGACGCAGCTGCGGAAAGGGCTGAAGAGTGGGTGCAGAAGGCCGTACAGGGAGGCGCACACGTGCTTGTTGGCGGTCATCGTACAGGACGGATGTTTGCGCCCACGGTCTTAACGGGTGTAACTCTGGAAATGGATGTATATCGGCGAGAGGCGTTTGCGCCGGTCGTGTGCATTGTGCCATATACCGACCTGGTGCCTGCGATATCGCAAGCAAACGACTTGGGCGGGGGTCTCCAAGCGGGCATCTTCACCCGCGACCTTAAGGTTGCTTTCGAGTATGCGAGACGCGTCCGAGCGGGAGCCGTCATGGTAAACGATACTTCCCGCTTCAGAGTGGCCAACATGCCGTTCGGTGGCGTCGGTGAAAGTGGCATTGGCCGGGAGGGTCCGAAGTACGCTATCCAGGAACTCACGGATGAAAAGACTGTCGTCGTGCACTTGTAA
- the istB gene encoding IS21-like element helper ATPase IstB, translated as MLSHPTLEKLRSLQLRGMAAGLEDQLRTTDIDSLSFEERLGLLLDREATSRADRRLKTRLTQAKLRVTASIEDIDHAARRNLDKSTLLELAACSWIARHHNLVITGPTGVGKTYLACALAHKACLESYKALYQRLPRLLHDLEIAKGDGRYRTMLAGLQRVDLLILDDWGVTPLSDANRRDLLEILDDRYGTRSTLITSQLPIPAWHDYLADPTLADAILDRFIHNAHHLDLKGDSMRKTNSPLTRKEPTSES; from the coding sequence ATGCTGAGCCACCCCACCCTGGAGAAGCTCCGCAGCCTGCAATTGCGCGGCATGGCCGCCGGCCTCGAGGACCAACTCAGAACGACCGACATCGACTCCTTGAGCTTCGAGGAGCGCCTCGGGCTACTACTCGACCGCGAGGCCACCAGCCGCGCCGACCGGCGCCTGAAGACGCGCCTGACGCAAGCCAAGCTGCGCGTCACCGCCAGCATCGAAGACATCGATCACGCCGCCAGACGCAACCTGGACAAGAGCACGCTACTAGAACTCGCCGCCTGCAGTTGGATCGCCAGGCACCACAACCTGGTGATAACCGGCCCCACCGGCGTCGGCAAGACCTACCTCGCCTGCGCGCTAGCACACAAAGCCTGCCTGGAAAGCTACAAGGCGCTATACCAACGCCTACCAAGGCTACTTCACGACCTCGAGATCGCCAAAGGCGACGGCAGGTACAGAACCATGCTGGCAGGCCTCCAACGCGTCGACCTACTGATCCTAGACGACTGGGGCGTTACCCCCTTGAGTGACGCCAACCGCCGCGACCTGCTCGAGATCCTGGACGACCGCTACGGCACCAGAAGCACCCTCATCACCAGCCAACTACCCATCCCAGCCTGGCACGACTACCTCGCCGACCCCACCCTGGCCGACGCCATCTTGGACCGCTTCATCCACAACGCCCACCACCTCGACTTGAAAGGCGACAGCATGCGCAAGACCAACAGCCCATTGACAAGAAAGGAGCCCACCAGCGAAAGTTGA
- a CDS encoding integrase core domain-containing protein, with protein MSNALSPQVRAAIIKFDPAQPHALSVSDFCKSLKISRSAYYKIRTRASRESAGALHPLSRAPRQPARRYGAEVINELVAIRKRLKSDGWDYGPRSIHYEAALAEEFPGARVPSVATIARLLAMVGQVDASPRKRPRSSYVPFVRATCMALWQLDAFEYPLSTGMIITIYQVLDDASRYDVGTWAYERSENSADAQGVLTRAIEQYGAPQELLSDNSSAFNQLRQGSIGTVEVFLASRGTMPISGLPGKPTTQGKTERSHQTLIRFLDAHQPASVKEVRRLITRYREHYNNRRPHQALGQATPKQAWDLLEHTPATEPIPIVVLEAKAAGHRYARNIRTLDKAAITITKTSEVIPNASNEGTRAANQGLVEITRANRQVYYQGYHVSLPSTFADRLFYRTITDDEFLLADPTTGEIVFSFPLPMMALRTSGRYVASYSIRGVHVAYPTKPWQRQHKEFLKEFQQRERGIPELFEE; from the coding sequence ATGTCCAACGCTCTCTCGCCACAGGTTCGGGCTGCCATAATCAAGTTCGATCCGGCTCAGCCGCACGCGTTATCAGTGAGTGACTTCTGCAAGTCACTGAAGATCTCCCGCAGCGCGTACTACAAGATCCGCACCCGAGCCAGTCGAGAATCAGCCGGCGCTTTACACCCACTATCACGCGCGCCGAGACAGCCAGCGCGCCGGTACGGCGCTGAGGTGATCAACGAGCTCGTCGCGATCCGCAAGAGACTCAAGTCTGATGGCTGGGATTACGGGCCGCGCTCCATCCATTACGAAGCCGCCTTGGCTGAAGAGTTCCCCGGCGCGCGCGTCCCCTCCGTCGCCACCATCGCGCGCTTGCTAGCCATGGTGGGCCAGGTAGACGCCTCACCACGAAAGAGGCCGAGGTCGTCGTACGTACCGTTCGTGCGCGCCACCTGCATGGCGCTCTGGCAACTCGACGCTTTCGAGTACCCCCTCAGCACCGGCATGATCATCACGATCTACCAAGTGCTCGATGACGCCTCTCGTTATGACGTGGGCACCTGGGCTTACGAGCGCAGCGAGAACAGCGCCGACGCGCAAGGGGTTCTCACCAGAGCGATCGAGCAGTACGGCGCTCCGCAAGAACTCCTGAGCGACAACTCATCAGCCTTCAACCAACTAAGGCAAGGCAGCATCGGAACCGTGGAGGTGTTCCTCGCCTCGCGCGGCACCATGCCCATCAGTGGCCTGCCAGGCAAACCGACCACGCAGGGCAAGACCGAACGCTCACACCAGACGCTCATCCGCTTCCTTGACGCGCACCAGCCCGCCAGCGTGAAGGAAGTCCGCAGACTGATCACCCGGTACCGAGAGCATTACAACAACCGCCGGCCGCACCAAGCGCTCGGTCAAGCCACCCCGAAACAAGCATGGGACCTACTCGAGCACACGCCAGCCACCGAGCCCATACCAATCGTGGTGCTCGAAGCGAAAGCGGCCGGTCACCGTTACGCCAGGAACATCCGTACCCTGGACAAGGCGGCCATCACCATCACGAAAACCAGCGAGGTCATACCCAACGCGAGCAACGAAGGAACTCGCGCCGCGAACCAGGGGCTCGTGGAAATCACGCGTGCTAACCGGCAGGTGTACTACCAGGGTTATCACGTCTCCCTGCCCAGCACGTTCGCTGACCGATTGTTCTACCGCACCATCACCGACGACGAGTTCCTACTCGCAGATCCCACCACCGGAGAGATCGTCTTCTCCTTCCCACTGCCGATGATGGCGTTACGGACCTCTGGTAGGTACGTAGCCTCCTACTCCATTCGTGGTGTCCACGTGGCTTACCCCACCAAGCCGTGGCAACGCCAGCACAAAGAGTTCCTCAAGGAGTTCCAGCAACGCGAACGAGGGATTCCCGAACTGTTCGAAGAATGA
- a CDS encoding Ldh family oxidoreductase: MKDNRHFATRDLVSFSVSLLEALGLPTSDANTVGNSLVAADMRGVNSHGISLLIAYTEQLRHGGINPRPTVRLVRDHAATALLDGDAGMGQVVATRAMALAIDKAAEFGIGAVSVRNSQHFGAAGHYAQMALERGMLGLASSTAGVTMTIPGATGRVIGNNPLAIASPAGLELPILFDTAMSVVSGSKVARLSEAHEPIPEGWVVDVYGQNTTNPSDFFDGGSLLPFGGHKGFGLALMVEVLSGVLAGAALTTDIKLWRNDPDQPSDVGHLLVAISIEAFRSTREFQNDVDMLVQRLGGEGVDRLGEAIRIPGASSHRHAQAASTNGVAVAVDVLESLHRLARELGIAMPAPLSE; encoded by the coding sequence GTGAAAGATAATCGGCACTTCGCAACGCGGGATCTAGTTAGCTTCAGCGTTAGCCTTCTCGAAGCACTTGGGCTACCAACCTCGGACGCAAATACGGTCGGGAACAGCCTGGTTGCAGCGGACATGCGCGGTGTTAATTCACATGGCATTTCACTGCTAATTGCATACACGGAGCAGTTGAGGCATGGTGGCATTAACCCGCGGCCCACGGTCCGTTTGGTTCGCGACCACGCTGCCACTGCCCTCCTCGACGGCGACGCGGGCATGGGCCAGGTGGTGGCTACTCGCGCCATGGCGCTCGCCATTGACAAAGCGGCCGAGTTTGGCATAGGTGCAGTATCGGTGCGGAACAGCCAGCATTTCGGTGCCGCTGGTCATTATGCGCAAATGGCGCTTGAACGCGGAATGCTGGGGTTGGCTAGCTCCACCGCGGGTGTAACCATGACGATTCCTGGGGCGACCGGCCGAGTAATTGGCAACAACCCTTTGGCCATAGCTTCGCCTGCCGGTTTGGAGTTGCCTATCCTGTTTGATACCGCTATGAGCGTCGTGTCGGGCAGTAAGGTCGCACGGCTGTCCGAAGCCCACGAACCAATCCCCGAAGGTTGGGTAGTCGATGTGTACGGCCAGAACACGACGAATCCCAGTGATTTCTTCGATGGCGGCTCACTACTTCCGTTCGGTGGTCACAAAGGTTTTGGCTTGGCGTTAATGGTCGAAGTGTTGAGCGGGGTGCTGGCCGGAGCTGCGCTCACAACTGATATCAAGCTCTGGCGCAACGATCCGGATCAACCAAGCGACGTGGGTCACTTGTTGGTGGCAATCTCGATTGAGGCGTTCCGGTCGACCAGGGAGTTCCAGAATGACGTTGATATGCTTGTGCAACGCCTTGGCGGCGAGGGAGTGGACCGTTTAGGCGAGGCGATCCGAATCCCTGGTGCCAGCAGCCATCGTCACGCTCAAGCGGCGTCTACAAATGGGGTCGCGGTCGCCGTCGACGTGCTTGAGTCATTGCATCGGCTTGCTCGGGAGCTGGGCATCGCCATGCCCGCGCCTCTCTCGGAGTAG
- a CDS encoding thiamine pyrophosphate-binding protein produces the protein MGTTRHSLTNSVSHAAIGQLQRLGVDTVFGIPGVHNQGLYDALIDSPDIRSIVSRHEQGAAFMADGYARASGRVGVCFVITGPGLTNAATALGEAYADSVPLLCVVTCYREPLVGRTRRLHDLKNQSQLLSGLVKETFRVATPQDIGSALEAALQKAVAGRPGPVAVEIPLEFLDIEAEPETALASAVLGATSTSGARRTQTAYQEPPESAEALQMLEAGKLPVVIVGGGATRAAGQVIDFVDRLQALVVSTAAGKGIVPHRHPLNLGAWLKATEVQKLIARADPLIMLGTEWSPTDLGEHPVSLPANTIRLNTDTDIPPISGVTIRAEVGPTLAAWTLKLAQRKPYTDQMNVANLRATTLREPRRWPTEVPGYLEAMHNILAQDAIIVNDMNTLSYAAVERYPSNAPGTFFFPRGYGTLGYALPAAIGARSACPDQQVVAICGDGGFLFSSEELATAARYGMNLPIVIWNNHSFGAIRATRSAAYGRSVDDDLLNPDFVRLAEAYGCHGVRVTDPAGFSVELSAALVRSGPTLIEIDAPL, from the coding sequence ATGGGAACTACTAGACACTCACTCACTAATAGTGTCTCGCACGCTGCAATCGGGCAACTCCAGCGGCTTGGAGTTGATACCGTCTTCGGAATCCCTGGAGTACACAATCAAGGTCTCTACGACGCGTTAATTGATTCACCCGATATTCGTTCGATTGTGTCCCGGCATGAGCAGGGCGCCGCTTTCATGGCTGACGGCTACGCGCGTGCTTCTGGCCGTGTAGGCGTTTGTTTTGTAATCACCGGTCCTGGGCTAACTAACGCTGCTACGGCACTTGGGGAAGCATACGCCGATTCGGTGCCCCTACTTTGTGTAGTGACTTGTTACCGAGAACCATTGGTGGGGCGTACGCGGCGCTTGCACGACCTAAAGAATCAGTCGCAACTGCTGTCGGGCCTCGTAAAGGAGACTTTCAGAGTCGCCACGCCACAGGACATCGGCAGTGCACTTGAAGCAGCGTTACAGAAGGCCGTTGCCGGCAGGCCTGGCCCGGTGGCAGTCGAGATTCCGCTTGAGTTCCTTGACATAGAGGCTGAGCCCGAGACGGCACTGGCGAGTGCTGTACTGGGAGCGACGTCCACGAGCGGCGCCCGCCGAACACAAACTGCTTACCAGGAACCGCCTGAATCAGCCGAAGCGCTCCAAATGCTTGAAGCGGGCAAGCTTCCGGTGGTAATCGTAGGAGGCGGTGCTACTCGGGCCGCCGGCCAGGTCATCGACTTCGTCGACCGTCTTCAGGCCCTGGTAGTGAGCACGGCCGCCGGTAAGGGAATTGTACCGCACCGGCACCCGCTGAACCTTGGTGCATGGCTCAAAGCCACAGAAGTTCAGAAACTCATTGCCAGAGCAGATCCGTTAATAATGCTTGGCACCGAATGGAGTCCTACTGACTTAGGGGAGCATCCTGTCTCGCTCCCCGCAAACACCATTAGGCTTAATACGGATACCGATATACCTCCCATCAGCGGTGTCACGATAAGGGCCGAGGTCGGCCCCACGCTTGCGGCCTGGACCCTCAAGCTCGCGCAGCGCAAACCGTACACGGATCAAATGAATGTCGCAAATCTGCGCGCTACGACGCTACGAGAGCCGCGCCGCTGGCCCACAGAGGTGCCAGGCTATCTTGAAGCAATGCATAACATCCTCGCTCAGGACGCTATCATCGTAAACGATATGAACACTCTAAGTTACGCGGCCGTGGAGCGGTACCCCAGTAATGCACCTGGGACTTTCTTCTTTCCTAGGGGCTACGGCACACTCGGGTACGCGCTGCCCGCGGCCATAGGAGCGCGCTCCGCTTGCCCCGACCAACAGGTGGTCGCGATCTGCGGTGACGGCGGTTTCCTCTTTTCCTCCGAAGAATTGGCGACTGCCGCACGCTACGGCATGAACTTACCAATCGTGATTTGGAATAATCACTCATTTGGCGCAATACGCGCGACGCGAAGTGCCGCCTATGGCCGTAGCGTGGACGACGACCTCCTTAATCCTGATTTCGTGCGGCTCGCCGAGGCCTACGGCTGCCATGGAGTGAGGGTTACCGACCCAGCAGGTTTCAGCGTGGAACTCTCAGCGGCGTTAGTCCGCTCCGGTCCTACCCTGATTGAAATTGATGCGCCACTCTAG